In a single window of the Fusarium falciforme chromosome 3, complete sequence genome:
- a CDS encoding MR-MLE domain-containing protein: MTELKIARIDVFQVDLPYSGGVYHLSGGRTYKSFDGTIVRITTQNGIQGWGESTPFGSNFIASHALGVRAGIAEIAPHLIGLDPRNVDRINDAMDAALLGNETAKAAIDVACWDVFGKSVGLPVCQLLGGSTRDKLPLLLSVPVANAEDTRQLVADVRAQGYKGFSVKIGQDPESDAERIKAALADKKRGEYFTIDANSGLTVETALRTLRLLPEALDFVLEAPCATWREIMSLRRRTSIPFLIDELLLNEAAASQIVASDAGEAINLKVSKVGGLTRCRRVRDICLASGITISVQETCGSDISFAAIIHLSQTIPSRMLRPILHSSQMVIPKTADCAFEIHDGFVEAPNTPGLGVTPRLDVLGEPVATYQ; encoded by the coding sequence ATGACTGAGCTTAAGATTGCCCGCATCGACGTCTTCCAAGTAGACCTGCCTTACTCGGGCGGTGTGTACCACCTCTCCGGTGGCCGCACTTACAAGAGCTTTGACGGCACCATCGTGCGTATCACCACCCAGAACGGAATCCAGGGCTGGGGCGAGAGTACTCCTTTCGGGTCCAACTTTATTGCCTCTCACGCCTTGGGCGTTAGGGCTGGCATCGCCGAGATTGCTCCTCATTTGATCGGCCTCGACCCAAGAAATGTGGACCGTATCAACGATGCGATGGACGCTGCACTGCTTGGCAATGAAACCGCCAAAGCGGCCATCGACGTCGCCTGCTGGGACGTGTTCGGAAAGTCAGTTGGGCTCCCTGTCTGTCAGCTTCTGGGCGGCAGTACACGTGATAAGCTGCCACTTCTGCTCTCTGTTCCTGTCGCCAACGCCGAGGACACGCGTCAGCTCGTGGCCGACGTACGCGCACAAGGATACAAGGGATTCTCTGTCAAGATTGGGCAAGACCCTGAGTCAGACGCTGAGAGAATCAAGGCAGCTCTAGCCGATAAGAAACGGGGTGAATACTTCACCATCGACGCCAACAGTGGATTAACCGTCGAGACTGCCTTGAGGACCCTACGACTGCTGCCAGAGGCACTGGACTTTGTCTTGGAGGCCCCTTGCGCCACTTGGAGGGAGATCATGTCTCTTCGCCGCCGGACCAGCATTCCATTTCTCATCGACGAGCTCTTGTTGAACGAGGCGGCGGCTTCACAGATTGTTGCCTCTGACGCGGGAGAAGCAATCAATCTCAAGGTCTCCAAGGTCGGCGGACTCACCCGATGCCGCCGAGTTCGCGACATCTGTCTGGCCTCGGGTATCACGATTTCCGTCCAGGAGACGTGTGGTTCGGATATCTCGTTCGCAGCCATCATCCATCTATCGCAGACCATCCCAAGCCGCATGCTCAGACCTATCCTTCACAGCAGCCAGATGGTTATACCCAAGACGGCCGATTGCGCTTTCGAGATTCATGACGGGTTTGTCGAGGCGCCGAACACGCCGGGGCTTGGGGTGACTCCTCGGTTGGATGTGCTTGGGGAACCAGTCGCGACCTACCAATAG
- a CDS encoding Tyrosinase — MAESKLPKTYAITGIPVDNVKVKTKKIPYAPGTPIRREINSLWPSEDPLTKKQWTLFILGLEKFKNMSVDERLSYFQVAGIHGYPETSWDGAPDPPKDPVWDPPESQPDGANPYGGYCHHNTIAFPTWHRPYMLLYEQLIWENMQKVIEDDWKLTGDQKDEWMAAAKSWRLPYWDWAQRQTYEGYENSFSLPYVCILDRVQIYPPTGDTTHPNPLTGFVNPEKDANNQPLPFGQMPPGKERWKINDNATDKEHPPLPWGQCSGTSRYGVSNKEGGGYEGLQGVNNFKTANLTLNAMSDTTNWYNPYRQGDPDKDPKFKSKPPGTLADSINRLFSSEYNDTWGSFSSTKWWAESARTLTTGYLSLEYIHNNVHNVTGGGDLVESGLGHMSDVPVAAFDPIFWLHHCNIDRLLSMWQALNWDKWWDTKEPPPPKENDPTGNPRTNLPDPEPCDPLLPFHNVESDKPDGEPDKGFWTSKGVRDWTKLGYTYDILTPAPIAILSDETLNEEVYRAELLAKINSTYTSTGEYYRKLLEDERIENEAFFGPNNTKYHSWNDYIINVIYDRYALNGSSYTIEFWLGGRDKDRESTFRDPENLVGRVYCLAGMTPSTSIKPGGCANCGSQRDNKVLSRGQVALTIPIISQALNEDYKHLDTVRGRDVIPYLENHLHWRFMPIGGGPERPASDFPDTVISVLRGTGKYEGLSKTKKVLPPKYANYKLQYAPTENKPGGLTSDDDVLGKEHESELAFRTF; from the exons ATGGCGGAGTCTAAGTTGCCCAAGACCTACGCCATCACCGGTATTCCGGTTGATaacgtcaaggtcaagaccaagaagatccCCTATGCCCCCGGCACTCCCATCCGTCGTGAGATCAACAGCCTTTGGCCGTCTGAAGACCCCCTCACCAAGAAGCAATGGACGCTCTtcatcttgggcttggagaaATTCAAGAACATGTCTGTTGATGAGCGACTGTCGTACTTTCAGGTCGCTGGTATCCATGGCTATCCCGAGACTTCTTGGGATGGAGCACCCGATCCGCCAAAGGACCCTGTCTGGGATCCTCCTGAGTCGCAGCCTGATGGTGCAAACCCGTACGGTGGATATTGCCATCACAACACCATCGCGTTCCCTACCTGGCATAGGCCCTACATGCTGCTCTATGAG CAACTCATATGGGAAAACATGCAGAAGGTCATCGAAGATGACTGGAAGCTCACTGGAGACCAAAAGGACGAGTGGATGGCCGCGGCAAAGTCTTGGAGACTCCCATACTGGGATTGGGCCCAAAGACAGACCTACGAAGGTTATGAGAACTCCTTTAGTCTGCCCTATGTTTGCATCCTGGATCGTGTCCAGATCTACCCTCCCACTGGAGATACGACTCACCCGAATCCCTTGACGGGATTCGTAAACCCTGAGAAGGATGCCAACAaccagcctcttccttttGGACAGATGCCTCCTGGCAAGGAGCGCTGGAAGATCAACGACAATGCCACTGACAAAGAGCACCCCCCTTTGCCT TGGGGCCAATGTAGTGGCACCAGTCGCTATGGCGTTAGTAATAAGGAAGGTGGAGGCTACGAAGGTCTCCAGGGCGTCAACAACTTCAAGACAGCAAACCTCACCCTCAACGCCATGTCGGATACGACCAACTGGTACAATCCCTACAGGCAGGGAGACCCTGACAAGGACCCCAAGTTCAAGTCCAAGCCCCCAGGCACCCTGGCTGACTCCATCAACCGCCTGTTCTCATCCGAGTACAACGACACTTGgggcagcttctcgagcacCAAGTGGTGGGCGGAGAGTGCTCGGACCCTCACCACTGGGTACCTGTCGCTGGAGTACATTCACAACAATGTCCAT AATGTGACTGGCGGTGGCGATCTTGTGGAGTCTGGCCTTGGACACATGTCGGACGTGCCAGTTGCCGCCTTTGACCCCATCTTCTGGCTGCACCATTG TAACATCGACCGCCTTCTGTCCATGTGGCAAGCCCTCAACTGGGACAAGTGGTGGGACACGAAGGAGCCACCACCCCCCAAGGAAAACGACCCGACTGGGAATCCGAGAACAAATCTCCCGGACCCTGAGCCCTgcgatcctcttcttcccttccACAATGTCGAGTCCGACAAGCCCGATGGAGAGCCCGATAAAGGGTTCTGGACGTCCAAGGGAGTTCGTGACTGGACAAAGCTTGGTTATACATACGACATCCTGACCCCAGCCCCAATTGCCATTCTCTCAGACGAGACCCTCAACGAGGAGGTCTACAGAGCTGAGTTGCTGGCCAAGATCAACAGCACCTATACCAGCACGGGCGAGTACTACAGAAAGCTTCTTGAGGACGAGAGGATCGAGAACGAAGCATTCTTTGGACCAAACAACACCAAGTATCACTCCTGGAACGACTACATCATCAACGTCATCTATGATCGCTACGCGCTCAATGGCTCTTCTTACACCATCGAGTTCTGGCTCGGCGGTCGCGACAAGGATAGGGAAAGCACATTCCGTGACCCAGAGAACCTGGTCGGTCGGGTCTACTGCCTGGCTGGCATGACTCCCTCGACCTCCATCAAGCCTGGAGGTTGTGCCAACTGCGGTTCGCAGAGGGATAACAAAGTCCTGTCGAGGGGTCAGGTGGCTCTCACCATTCCCATCATCTCCCAGGCTCTCAACGAGGACTACAAGCACCTCGACACCGTGCGAGGCCGCGATGTCATCCCGTACCTGGAGAACCACTTGCATTGGCGATTCATGCCTATCGGTGGTGGGCCTGAGAGGCCGGCCAGTGACTTCCCCGACACTGTCATCTCCGTCCTCAGGGGAACTGGCAAGTATGAGGGCCTGtcaaagaccaagaaggtgCTGCCACCCAAGTATGCCAATTACAAGCTCCAGTACGCTCCCACGGAGAACAAGCCTGGTGGGCTGACCAGCGACGATGATGTACTGGGTAAGGAGCACGAGAGTGAGCTTGCTTTTAGAACTTTTTAG
- a CDS encoding Cysteine synthase 1 — translation MTLNPPPLASSALDIIGNTPVVQLKRVVPQDAADVFVKLEFLNPTGSYKDRMAKSMIEQAEHRGDLKPGMTVVEATGGSTGASLAFICALKGYAFLALAADAIAPEKLRTMAAFGGKLDITHSPSGKTTSDLMASMNKRAADLGSRDEYFYTDQFANRDALVGYTQIGHELVRQFPDSFDVFCGAFGTAGMAMGVSSVIKTHDPRVRVVLLEPDSAALLAKGRSGSHGVDGTAPGFISAHIDRELYDEARTVHEEDARDMCRRLAKEEGLLVGTSSGLNIAAAIELAKELGPGKKVVTVACDTGLKYLTGSLFSEDRE, via the coding sequence ATGACGTTAAACCCTCCGCCCCTTGCTTCCTCTGCCCTGGATATCATCGGAAACACGCCAGTTGTCCAACTCAAGCGCGTAGTCCCTCAGGACGCCGCTGATGTTTTCGTCAAACTCGAGTTTCTCAACCCGACAGGCTCCTACAAAGACCGCATGGCAAAATCCATGATCGAGCAAGCGGAGCACCGCGGAGACCTGAAACCCGGCATGACAGTCGTTGAAGCCACAGGTGGCAGCACCGGCGCATCCCTGGCCTTCATCTGCGCCCTCAAGGGGTATGCGTTTCTGGCGCTGGCGGCCGATGCGATTGCGCCCGAGAAGCTGCGTACGATGGCTGCGTTTGGCGGAAAGCTCGACATCACGCATAGCCCCTCGGGGAAAACAACGTCGGATCTGATGGCGTCCATGAACAAGAGGGCTGCCGACCTTGGATCGCGCGACGAGTATTTCTACACCGACCAATTTGCCAATCGGGATGCGCTCGTCGGGTACACCCAAATCGGCCACGAACTAGTCCGGCAGTTCCCCGACAGTTTTGATGTCTTTTGCGGTGCTTTTGGCACAGCGGGCATGGCGATGGGCGTGTCTAGCGTCATCAAGACTCATGACCCAAGAGTCCGCGTTGTCTTGCTCGAGCCCGATTCCGCGGCCCTGCTGGCAAAAGGCCGGAGTGGCTCGCATGGCGTCGATGGCACTGCACCGGGTTTTATCTCGGCCCATATTGACCGAGAATTATACGACGAAGCCCGGACCGTCCACGAGGAGGACGCCCGCGACATGTGCCGCCGTCTAGCCAAGGAAGAGGGGCTGCTGGTTGGTACGTCGTCGGGTCTGAATATTGCTGCTGCTATTGAGTTGGCCAAAGAGCTGGGCCCTGGGAAGAAGGTGGTGACGGTTGCTTGCGACACTGGGTTAAAATATCTGACGGGGTCCCTTTTCTCAGAAGACCGAGAGTAG
- a CDS encoding HET domain-containing protein produces the protein MPQSNPADPLNPPKVKLHETTQGETGQYITLSHCWGKNPIITTKTTNIEQYKNEIPWGELSKTFQEAIIFAGLMGVESIWIDSLCIIQNSAEDWSAEAVKMASYYCNSEFTIAATASTDGAGGLYHPTPLVETAIEIEGFDPKTQSEFRVGARRPLAHLHDALEDRTKIVDRFPLLSRGWVYQERILSRRFLHFGPREVHWECHEEVNCQCGGGKAALEMNPSGAETSNQALAITEGKLAVDKIMFLWLEQIENLTSLNFTHISDQLPALSGVATLMRQSQQPGRYLAGLWEEGLLFWLCWATQNFGQPRTLKDTPSWSWASIQGHVSFSFIEAYFMKGPWGQAGHENMLLVNAAEVSMKQCVPSNPSLSGKLEVAVLEVNGLVAPVTLHCRQDQDSGEEVFGFRLNRQRAATSGESTSDICYPFQWDITSRDYLSSLDGTLALVLHLLSYEKLEAAYEGPDWMRSYLIVRPVDETETKYERVGILCTDVTGGFLPSKAWIALGEKQKSVHAAVRDEFLQHFRKLASHQTLDII, from the coding sequence ATGCCTCAGAGTAACCCTGCCGACCCTCTCAATCCTCCCAAAGTAAAGCTCCATGAGACGACCCAGGGAGAAACAGGGCAATACATCACCCTAAGTCACTGCTGGGGCAAAAATCCCATCATCACAACAAAGACAACGAATATTGAACAGTATAAGAACGAAATTCCATGGGGTGAACTATCCAAGACGTTCCAGGAGGCCATCATATTTGCAGGTTTGATGGGTGTTGAAAGCATTTGGATTGATTCCTTGTGCATCATTCAGAACAGTGCTGAAGATTGGTCCGCGGAAGCTGTCAAGATGGCTTCATACTATTGCAACAGCGAGTTTACCATTGCCGCGACAGCCTCGACTGACGGAGCTGGGGGTCTGTATCACCCAACCCCCCTCGTTGAAACTGCTATCGAAATTGAGGGATTCGATCCCAAAACTCAGAGCGAGTTTCGTGTGGGAGCACGGAGACCCCTAGCTCATCTCCACGACGCTTTGGAGGATCGCACGAAAATCGTGGACCGATTTCCACTCTTATCAAGAGGCTGGGTGTATCAGGAACGAATCTTATCACGACGATTCCTCCACTTCGGACCAAGAGAAGTTCACTGGGAATGCCACGAGGAAGTTAATTGCCAATGCGGCGGTGGTAAAGCTGCTCTCGAGATGAATCCCTCCGGAGCTGAGACATCAAACCAGGCTCTCGCCATTACCGAAGGAAAACTCGCAGTCGACAAAATAATGTTTCTCTGGCTTGAGCAGATCGAGAACCTCACCAGTCTGAACTTCACTCATATTAGTGATCAGCTTCCGGCTCTCTCTGGAGTTGCGACTTTGATGAGACAGTCTCAGCAACCTGGGAGATATCTTGCTGGTCTCTGGGAAGAAGGGTTGCTCTTTTGGCTCTGCTGGGCGACTCAAAACTTTGGGCAGCCAAGGACATTGAAAGACACACCTTCATGGTCTTGGGCGTCTATCCAGGGTCATGTATCCTTTTCCTTCATCGAAGCGTACTTTATGAAAGGTCCTTGGGGTCAGGCTGGCCACGAGAACATGCTCCTGGTGAATGCAGCTGAAGTCAGCATGAAGCAATGTGTTCCTAGCAATCCCTCTCTTTCGGGCAAGCTTGAAGTGGCAGTGCTGGAGGTCAATGGGCTAGTTGCTCCGGTTACTCTGCATTGCAGGCAGGACCAAGATTCTGGTGAGGAGGTTTTCGGTTTCCGTCTCAACCGCCAACGCGCGGCAACTTCTGGTGAGTCAACATCAGATATTTGCTATCCCTTTCAGTGGGACATCACCAGCAGAGACTATCTAAGCAGTTTGGATGGTACACTTGCTTTAGTATTACATCTACTCAGTTACGAGAAGCTGGAAGCAGCTTATGAAGGTCCAGATTGGATGCGCTCATACTTGATAGTCAGGCCTGTTGATGAGACGGAAACGAAGTATGAGCGAGTAGGCATTCTTTGTACAGATGTCACAGGAGGGTTTCTCCCAAGTAAGGCCTGGATCGCCTTGGGGGAAAAACAAAAATCGGTACATGCAGCAGTTCGCGATGAGTTTCTGCAACACTTCAGAAAACTGGCTTCTCATCAGACACTAGACATCATTTAA